In the genome of Bryobacteraceae bacterium, one region contains:
- a CDS encoding HlyD family efflux transporter periplasmic adaptor subunit, whose protein sequence is MASAYTEAGRRYVLPAIEQAGTHGSWPRVTAALVMAGLASCTGLGFAPWQQSVSGTGKIVAFAPMERQQHIDAPVEGRIVKWHVVEGSPVRRGDPVAEMADLDPTLPARLQLERTAVMDRIRAISERERHLEERIEELEQSLKNELSAADFRIQQARDRLRATEQSLDAANAKATVAAQNLARHHALFPKGLVSKRQVEVAEADNNTAGAELRRAEAQLNEARNFLRTVEVERARSLNTGTAMVRDARASRESARSELASARQSLQPVEVRLNRQSTQTVVAPVDGVIFRLTAQPGSAVVKNGEEIASIVPDVSAPVAEVWVDGNDMPLIATGRKVRLQFEGWPAIQFVGWPSVAVGTFGGVVRLVDSTDDGRGKFRLLIEPDPTETPWPDARYLRQGVRAKGWVLLNTVSIGFEVWRQFNGFPPSVNPTDASTKESK, encoded by the coding sequence ATGGCCTCCGCGTACACTGAAGCCGGCCGCCGATACGTCCTTCCCGCCATTGAGCAAGCAGGCACCCACGGCTCCTGGCCGCGCGTTACAGCCGCGCTCGTCATGGCGGGCCTCGCCTCTTGCACCGGACTCGGCTTCGCGCCCTGGCAGCAATCCGTTTCCGGCACGGGAAAGATCGTCGCCTTTGCGCCCATGGAGCGCCAGCAACACATCGACGCGCCCGTCGAGGGCCGCATCGTGAAGTGGCACGTCGTCGAGGGCTCGCCCGTCCGCAGAGGCGACCCCGTCGCCGAAATGGCCGACCTCGACCCCACGCTCCCCGCCCGCCTCCAACTGGAGCGCACCGCCGTCATGGACCGCATCCGCGCCATCTCCGAACGCGAGCGCCACCTTGAGGAGAGAATCGAAGAACTCGAGCAGTCGCTGAAGAACGAGCTCTCCGCCGCCGACTTCCGCATCCAGCAGGCGCGGGACCGGCTCCGCGCCACTGAACAATCCCTCGACGCCGCCAACGCCAAGGCCACCGTCGCCGCCCAGAACCTCGCCCGGCACCACGCGCTCTTTCCCAAGGGACTCGTCTCCAAGCGTCAGGTCGAAGTCGCCGAGGCCGACAACAATACCGCCGGCGCCGAACTCCGGCGCGCCGAAGCGCAGCTCAACGAAGCGCGCAACTTCCTCCGGACCGTCGAAGTCGAACGCGCCCGCTCGCTCAACACGGGCACCGCCATGGTCCGCGACGCCCGAGCCTCCCGCGAATCCGCGCGCAGCGAACTCGCCTCGGCCCGCCAGTCGCTCCAACCCGTCGAGGTGCGCCTCAATCGCCAATCCACGCAGACCGTCGTCGCGCCAGTCGACGGCGTCATCTTCCGCCTCACCGCCCAGCCCGGCAGCGCCGTCGTCAAGAATGGAGAGGAGATCGCCTCCATCGTGCCCGACGTCAGCGCGCCCGTCGCCGAGGTCTGGGTGGACGGCAACGACATGCCCCTGATCGCCACCGGCCGCAAGGTGCGCCTCCAGTTCGAGGGCTGGCCCGCGATCCAATTCGTCGGTTGGCCCTCCGTCGCCGTGGGAACCTTCGGCGGCGTGGTTCGCCTAGTCGATTCCACCGACGACGGCCGCGGCAAGTTCCGTCTTCTCATCGAACCCGACCCCACCGAAACTCCCTGGCCCGACGCGCGCTATCTCCGCCAAGGCGTCCGCGCCAAGGGATGGGTCCTGCTCAACACCGTCAGCATCGGCTTCGAAGTGTGGCGCCAGTTCAATGGATTCCCGCCGTCGGTGAATCCCACCGACGCGTCCACCAAGGAGAGCAAGTGA
- a CDS encoding ATP-dependent metallopeptidase FtsH/Yme1/Tma family protein — translation MTTRRLLLIVLFVAFNFLALLAWRRHTETETPSISYSRFLNEVEAGQVGRIVIRRQTHVEGEYLDNRGRFRARVPSNDPDLYWTLRENGVDMEIDESVSNVALLAALAPAALFVGLLLRRRRRWIRAGNPIAPAPERRETVGSL, via the coding sequence ATGACCACACGGCGTCTCCTCCTCATCGTCCTGTTCGTGGCGTTCAACTTCCTCGCCTTGCTCGCCTGGCGCCGCCATACCGAAACCGAAACTCCGTCGATCTCCTACTCGCGATTCCTGAATGAAGTGGAGGCCGGCCAGGTGGGCCGCATCGTCATCCGCCGCCAGACTCACGTCGAAGGCGAGTACCTCGACAACCGCGGCCGCTTCCGCGCGCGCGTTCCCTCCAACGACCCTGATCTCTACTGGACCCTCCGCGAGAACGGAGTCGACATGGAAATCGACGAGAGCGTCAGCAACGTCGCCCTCCTCGCCGCGCTAGCCCCCGCCGCGCTGTTCGTAGGCCTGCTCCTGCGCCGACGGCGCCGCTGGATCCGCGCCGGCAACCCGATCGCCCCTGCCCCCGAGCGCCGCGAGACGGTCGGCTCGCTCTAG
- a CDS encoding winged helix-turn-helix transcriptional regulator, producing the protein MSGWTFLTNHAHVFLCLALDPEIRLRDVADRVGITERAAQRIVADLDAEGYISTERVGRRNRYVVHGEQPLRHQMEGHRSAGALVDLLAGAKKRSR; encoded by the coding sequence ATGTCCGGGTGGACCTTTCTCACGAATCACGCGCACGTTTTTTTGTGTCTGGCGCTGGATCCGGAGATCCGGCTGCGGGACGTGGCAGACCGGGTGGGAATCACGGAACGGGCGGCGCAGCGGATTGTGGCCGATCTGGACGCGGAAGGGTACATATCGACGGAACGGGTGGGTCGGCGGAACCGCTACGTGGTGCACGGGGAGCAGCCCTTGCGGCATCAGATGGAAGGGCACCGGTCCGCGGGGGCGCTGGTGGATCTGCTGGCGGGGGCGAAGAAGAGAAGCCGGTAG
- a CDS encoding GntG family PLP-dependent aldolase: MIDLRSDTVTKPTPAMRKAMADAEVGDDVYLEDPTVNRLEARAAEIFGKQAGLFVPSGTMGNTIALKIHTEHGQEVICESRSHVLNYELAMLGWFAGCLARPVAALDGILTWRAIEPEIRALSPHWAPTGLIEIENTHNMAGGAVTPLETVDDICHRAHDRQLPVHMDGARVFNAAAALGIPVHRLAANVDSVMFCLSKGLGAPVGSVLVGAHDDMARGRLYRKRLGGGMRQAGVLAAAGLIALEQMPARLHEDHANARLLADGVAAIPGISIDAASVRTNIVIFDVAGTGFTAPEFSAALKQRGVLANAVSPSRMRFVTHYDVTREQCQAALEASTEITSAATR, encoded by the coding sequence ATGATCGATCTCCGTTCCGATACCGTTACGAAGCCAACCCCCGCCATGCGAAAAGCCATGGCCGACGCCGAAGTCGGTGACGATGTCTACCTGGAAGACCCTACCGTCAACCGCCTCGAAGCACGGGCGGCCGAAATCTTCGGCAAACAGGCCGGACTCTTCGTCCCCTCCGGCACCATGGGCAACACCATCGCCCTGAAGATACACACCGAGCACGGCCAGGAAGTCATCTGCGAATCGCGCTCGCACGTGCTCAACTACGAACTCGCCATGCTCGGCTGGTTCGCCGGCTGCCTTGCCCGCCCCGTCGCCGCACTGGACGGCATCCTCACCTGGCGGGCCATCGAACCCGAGATCCGCGCGCTCAGTCCACACTGGGCGCCCACCGGATTGATCGAGATCGAGAACACGCACAACATGGCCGGCGGCGCAGTTACGCCGCTCGAAACCGTCGACGACATCTGCCACCGCGCGCACGATCGGCAGTTGCCGGTCCACATGGACGGCGCTCGCGTCTTTAACGCCGCTGCCGCGCTCGGCATCCCCGTTCACCGCCTGGCCGCCAACGTCGACTCCGTCATGTTCTGCCTTTCGAAAGGCCTCGGCGCGCCCGTGGGCTCCGTCCTCGTCGGCGCCCACGACGACATGGCCCGCGGCCGTCTCTACCGCAAACGCCTCGGCGGCGGCATGCGCCAGGCCGGCGTTCTCGCCGCGGCGGGTCTCATCGCCCTCGAACAAATGCCCGCCCGCCTCCACGAGGATCACGCCAATGCGCGCCTGCTCGCCGATGGCGTCGCCGCCATCCCTGGAATCTCGATCGACGCCGCCTCCGTCCGCACCAACATCGTCATCTTCGACGTGGCTGGAACCGGATTCACCGCCCCCGAATTCAGCGCCGCGCTCAAGCAGCGCGGAGTCCTCGCCAACGCCGTCTCACCAAGTCGCATGCGCTTCGTCACTCACTACGACGTCACTCGCGAACAGTGCCAGGCCGCCCTTGAGGCATCCACGGAGATCACCTCGGCCGCCACCCGATGA
- a CDS encoding DASS family sodium-coupled anion symporter, with protein sequence MNPQPTAPSGRSRFVRFAALIAVYFAVAYLIPKPAAVKPDAWRLVAIFLAAVLGLILQPIPGGALVLLAIVLSSILGGLTIASALAGFGDPTVWLVMAAFFISRALINTGLARRIALFFVRLLGRSSLGICYGLSLSDMVLASIIPSNGARSGGVVLPILRSIAELYGSTPGPKAALLGTFLYLSVYQGICVTSSMFFTGQASNPLAAQISTQAGYAITWSSWFLAGLVPGLICLAITPWLILRFHPPEIQSTPEAATFAREQLAAMGPLSARERILAVVFVTVCGMWVTSGIHGVDITVTALLGSSALLVTGVLTWEDVKGERAAWDIFVWYGGLVRLGKALNDTGVPKEFANAVASALEGSGWVVIFVIALLIYFYAHYCFASITAHILAMYPPFLAVLAAQGAPLGLVAYAFACFSNLSAGLTTYGTTPTPMFFSHDYVPMKLWWKVGFFVSLVNIAVYGTVGFAWWKVLGYW encoded by the coding sequence ATGAACCCTCAGCCCACCGCTCCAAGCGGGCGCTCCCGGTTCGTCCGCTTCGCCGCCCTCATCGCCGTTTACTTCGCGGTCGCCTACCTGATCCCGAAACCGGCCGCCGTCAAGCCAGACGCCTGGCGCCTCGTAGCCATATTCCTCGCCGCCGTCCTCGGACTCATCCTCCAGCCCATTCCCGGCGGCGCGCTCGTCCTGCTCGCCATCGTCCTTTCCTCGATCCTCGGCGGACTCACCATCGCCTCCGCGCTCGCCGGCTTCGGCGACCCCACCGTCTGGCTCGTGATGGCAGCCTTCTTTATTTCGCGCGCCCTCATCAATACCGGACTGGCCCGCCGCATCGCGCTCTTCTTCGTCCGCCTTCTCGGCCGCAGTTCGCTCGGCATCTGCTACGGACTCTCCCTTTCCGACATGGTGCTCGCCAGCATCATCCCCTCGAACGGCGCGCGGTCCGGCGGCGTCGTCCTCCCCATCCTCCGCTCCATCGCCGAACTCTACGGCTCCACACCCGGTCCGAAAGCCGCGCTGCTTGGCACATTTCTGTACCTTTCCGTCTACCAGGGCATCTGCGTCACATCGTCGATGTTCTTTACCGGACAGGCCAGCAACCCGCTCGCCGCCCAGATCTCCACCCAGGCCGGCTACGCAATCACCTGGTCCAGTTGGTTCCTCGCCGGACTCGTCCCGGGGCTCATCTGCCTCGCCATCACTCCGTGGCTCATCCTTCGCTTCCACCCGCCCGAGATCCAAAGCACTCCGGAAGCGGCTACGTTCGCCCGCGAACAGCTTGCCGCCATGGGCCCGCTCTCGGCGCGGGAGAGAATCCTCGCCGTGGTGTTCGTGACCGTCTGCGGCATGTGGGTCACCAGCGGCATCCACGGAGTCGATATCACCGTCACTGCTCTGCTCGGGTCAAGCGCGCTCCTCGTCACCGGCGTCCTCACCTGGGAAGACGTCAAGGGCGAACGCGCCGCCTGGGACATCTTCGTGTGGTACGGCGGACTCGTCCGGCTGGGCAAGGCCCTCAACGACACCGGCGTGCCGAAGGAGTTCGCTAACGCCGTCGCCTCCGCCCTCGAGGGCTCCGGATGGGTGGTGATCTTCGTCATCGCGTTGCTCATCTATTTCTACGCCCACTACTGCTTCGCCAGCATCACCGCCCATATCCTCGCCATGTACCCGCCGTTCCTCGCCGTCCTCGCCGCACAGGGCGCTCCCCTCGGCCTGGTCGCATACGCTTTCGCCTGCTTCTCCAACCTCTCGGCCGGACTCACTACGTACGGCACCACCCCAACGCCCATGTTCTTCTCGCACGACTACGTGCCGATGAAACTCTGGTGGAAGGTGGGGTTTTTCGTCTCCCTCGTCAACATCGCCGTGTATGGCACGGTCGGCTTCGCCTGGTGGAAGGTGCTCGGCTACTGGTAG
- a CDS encoding ABC transporter ATP-binding protein, whose product MHSKPHHSGVLARTLPLLRAERGGLAVALVYSVAIGLLSLALPVAVQALVNTVAFGSVLQPVVVLAALVTGALAASALLYVLRAIVLETVQRRIFARQASAVLDSLLRFQVDAVDGQHVPELVNRFLDVTTVQKSATILLIDGLTVAMQTLAGVLLLAAYHPYLLVFDLVLVFFIVLVVLGLGRGAVRTAIDESRAKYDVLAWLEEVARHSVTLRSSDGARMATDEANRLVLGYLHHRGRHFRVLIRQIAGTQLLQAVALASLLGIGGYLVIGGELTLGQLVAAELVVSLAVGSFAKFGKSLETFYDLQAALDKLSHITGLPLEDGSTGSLHAGSRPGPAALRFAGVGFSYGSRPILSGAQAEIRPGEKIAIHGRNAAGKSTLLDLFYGLRDPQQGSLELDGIDYRHIAKDDLRSAAMLIRGAEILPGTIAQNVTLGRDVPAGELKHALEHAGILQAVQDLPKGWDTQLTPSGRPLAPSEALRLTFARAILHKPRLLLVDEALDAIDDLHLEGHLVQTLFDPKAPWTLIAATERPSLWPHFDRVYGLADGALHNDAAALRGAN is encoded by the coding sequence GTGCACAGCAAGCCGCATCATTCCGGAGTCCTCGCCCGGACTCTCCCCCTGCTCCGCGCGGAACGCGGCGGCCTCGCCGTGGCGCTCGTCTATTCCGTCGCCATCGGCCTTCTCTCGCTCGCGCTGCCCGTCGCCGTCCAGGCGCTCGTCAACACGGTCGCCTTCGGCAGCGTCCTTCAGCCCGTCGTCGTGCTCGCCGCTCTCGTCACCGGCGCTCTCGCCGCCTCCGCCCTGCTCTACGTACTTCGCGCCATCGTCCTTGAAACCGTCCAGCGGCGCATCTTCGCCCGCCAGGCCTCGGCCGTGCTCGACAGCCTGCTTCGCTTCCAGGTCGACGCTGTCGACGGCCAGCACGTCCCCGAGCTCGTCAACCGCTTCCTCGACGTCACAACCGTCCAGAAGAGCGCCACTATTCTCCTGATCGACGGCCTGACCGTCGCCATGCAAACCCTCGCCGGCGTCCTCCTGCTCGCCGCCTATCATCCCTACCTCCTCGTCTTCGATCTCGTCCTCGTTTTCTTCATCGTCCTCGTCGTCCTCGGCCTCGGCCGCGGCGCCGTCCGCACCGCCATTGACGAATCCCGCGCCAAGTACGACGTGCTTGCCTGGCTAGAAGAAGTGGCCCGTCACAGCGTCACCCTTCGCTCGTCCGACGGCGCACGCATGGCTACCGACGAGGCCAACCGTCTGGTGCTCGGCTACCTCCATCACCGCGGGCGGCACTTCCGCGTCCTGATCCGCCAGATCGCCGGCACTCAACTCCTCCAGGCCGTCGCGCTCGCGAGCCTTCTCGGCATCGGCGGCTACCTCGTCATCGGAGGCGAACTGACCCTCGGCCAACTCGTCGCCGCCGAACTCGTCGTCAGCCTCGCCGTCGGCAGCTTCGCCAAGTTCGGCAAGTCGCTCGAAACCTTCTACGACCTCCAGGCCGCCCTCGACAAGCTCTCTCACATCACCGGACTCCCGCTCGAAGACGGCTCCACCGGCTCGCTCCACGCTGGCAGCCGGCCCGGTCCGGCCGCCCTCCGCTTCGCCGGAGTGGGCTTCAGCTACGGCTCGCGGCCGATTCTCTCCGGCGCCCAGGCCGAAATCCGGCCCGGTGAGAAGATCGCCATCCACGGCCGTAACGCCGCCGGCAAGAGCACTCTCCTCGACCTGTTCTACGGCCTCCGCGACCCCCAACAAGGCAGCCTCGAACTCGACGGCATCGACTACCGCCACATCGCCAAGGACGATCTCCGCTCCGCCGCCATGCTCATCCGCGGCGCGGAGATCCTCCCCGGAACCATCGCCCAGAACGTCACCCTCGGCCGCGACGTTCCGGCCGGGGAACTCAAGCACGCCCTTGAGCACGCGGGCATCCTCCAGGCCGTCCAGGACCTTCCAAAAGGCTGGGACACCCAACTCACCCCAAGCGGCCGCCCGCTCGCTCCCAGTGAAGCGCTCCGTCTCACCTTCGCTCGCGCCATCCTCCACAAACCCCGCCTGCTGCTCGTCGACGAAGCCCTCGACGCCATCGACGATCTCCATCTCGAAGGCCATCTCGTCCAGACGCTGTTCGATCCGAAAGCCCCCTGGACCCTGATTGCCGCCACCGAGCGCCCAAGCCTCTGGCCTCACTTCGATCGCGTTTATGGCCTAGCCGATGGCGCTCTCCACAACGACGCTGCGGCCCTTCGGGGGGCGAACTGA
- a CDS encoding TolC family protein has product MTIVLLALLAAVATLEAEILREADVVDSVRRNHPVLLGALAGRDIADAQYLEAQGKFDTTIRSSFNADTFGYYENRRADASLEQPLAFQGMSVYGGYRVGEGTFAPYDGKLDTRSYGEWRSGLKLPLMRNREIDSRRAGLEQARLGRTIAGLSADQQRLVLLQAAIARYWYWVAAGRRLAVTRAVLDIARMRQQLLEEGVREGQLPAIDAIDNRRAILQRQASLIEAERGFQQAAIDLSLYLRDANGRTRLAVFDEVPPAFPAATDLPGNALDTGIDEAIARRPELARLRTLIDQTEVDLSLARNAAKPAVDLVAGFTAENGTGTVRRGPREFKAGLAFEFPFQNRAARGKQGASEAKIRQLTRQQDYLRDQVQAEVRDALSAVEAARARVDVLENEVRVSRELEDAERTRFELGEGTLFILNLREQATLDASIRRALAQAEFQRAHAGYEYATGRLLGR; this is encoded by the coding sequence GTGACGATCGTCCTGCTGGCCCTTCTTGCCGCCGTCGCGACTCTCGAAGCGGAAATCCTCCGCGAAGCCGATGTCGTCGACTCGGTGCGCCGCAACCACCCAGTGCTGCTCGGCGCTCTCGCCGGCCGCGACATCGCCGACGCCCAATACCTCGAAGCACAAGGTAAGTTCGACACTACCATCCGCTCCAGTTTCAACGCCGACACATTTGGCTACTACGAAAACCGCCGCGCCGACGCCTCCCTCGAGCAGCCTCTCGCGTTTCAGGGCATGTCCGTCTATGGCGGCTATCGTGTTGGCGAAGGCACGTTCGCGCCCTACGACGGCAAGCTCGATACTCGCTCCTACGGCGAATGGCGCTCCGGGCTGAAACTGCCGCTCATGCGCAACCGCGAGATCGATTCCCGCCGCGCTGGCCTCGAACAAGCGCGCCTCGGGCGCACCATCGCCGGACTCTCCGCCGATCAACAACGGCTTGTGCTTCTCCAGGCCGCCATAGCGCGCTACTGGTATTGGGTCGCCGCCGGCCGCCGCCTCGCCGTCACGCGCGCAGTCCTCGACATCGCCCGAATGCGGCAGCAACTGCTCGAAGAGGGCGTCCGTGAGGGCCAACTCCCGGCTATCGACGCCATCGACAACCGCCGCGCCATCCTGCAGCGTCAGGCCAGCCTCATTGAGGCCGAGCGCGGGTTTCAACAGGCGGCCATCGATCTGTCACTCTATCTTCGCGATGCCAACGGACGCACCCGCCTCGCCGTCTTCGACGAAGTCCCGCCCGCGTTTCCTGCCGCCACGGACCTCCCCGGCAACGCCCTCGACACAGGCATCGACGAGGCGATCGCGCGCCGGCCCGAACTCGCCCGCCTCCGCACCCTGATCGATCAAACTGAAGTCGACTTGAGCCTGGCGCGCAACGCCGCCAAACCGGCCGTCGATCTCGTCGCCGGATTCACGGCCGAGAACGGTACGGGAACCGTCCGCCGCGGCCCGCGCGAATTCAAGGCGGGCCTCGCCTTCGAATTCCCCTTTCAGAACCGCGCCGCCCGCGGCAAGCAGGGCGCGTCGGAAGCCAAAATCCGTCAGCTCACCCGCCAGCAGGACTACCTCCGGGACCAAGTGCAAGCCGAAGTCCGCGACGCCCTGTCCGCCGTGGAAGCTGCGCGCGCCCGAGTCGACGTATTGGAGAACGAAGTCCGCGTCAGCCGGGAACTCGAAGACGCCGAACGCACTCGCTTCGAACTCGGCGAGGGCACGCTGTTCATCCTGAATCTCCGCGAGCAGGCCACGCTCGACGCCTCGATTCGCCGCGCCCTCGCCCAGGCCGAGTTCCAGCGCGCCCACGCCGGCTACGAGTACGCTACCGGACGCCTGCTCGGTCGCTGA
- a CDS encoding mandelate racemase/muconate lactonizing enzyme family protein: MNWTRRSFLGSVSAAAPLMAQRGNRAKIKITDLRCAIIGRNPVVRIVTDQGVSGYGQAESSKAYLKPMVLFYKDYLLGEDPTDVERVMMKIRRMGASKPWGAAVSAIEIALWDIAGQVAGVPVYKLLGGKIRDRVRIYNGGFRPPMNGQNPQDYAENVQRMKEAKEGFTLIKMAVGFHNPRMMGAIPDMWYDEPRRGAPHGNRGTLTERGLAHIVACVEAMKKVLGDQVGLALDCGPGWMIKDAVQFARACEPLHITWLEDLLTGDYTPYPNAELFRDLKMMTSVPIHTGEQIYLRQNFKDLIEKQAVDVLGPDPEDVGGIGELKWIAEYADLHAISVAPHGIFDGLIGLAAHVHLAAAMPQNYIAFEYPYGQPEWWYDIVDGLPGQIVNKGFIDVWDRPGLGVTFKVAAAKARLTDEDKGFFD, encoded by the coding sequence ATGAACTGGACACGTAGAAGCTTCCTCGGCTCCGTATCTGCCGCGGCGCCCCTGATGGCTCAGCGCGGCAACCGGGCAAAGATCAAGATCACGGATTTGCGCTGCGCGATTATCGGCCGCAATCCGGTGGTTCGCATCGTGACGGACCAGGGGGTGTCCGGGTACGGCCAGGCGGAATCGTCGAAGGCGTACCTGAAGCCGATGGTGCTTTTCTACAAAGACTATCTGCTTGGCGAGGACCCGACCGATGTCGAGCGGGTGATGATGAAGATCCGCCGGATGGGCGCATCGAAGCCGTGGGGCGCGGCGGTGAGCGCGATCGAGATCGCGTTGTGGGATATCGCGGGCCAAGTGGCGGGCGTACCAGTGTACAAGCTGCTCGGCGGCAAGATTCGCGACCGGGTACGCATCTACAATGGCGGCTTCCGTCCGCCGATGAACGGACAAAACCCGCAGGACTACGCCGAGAACGTACAGCGGATGAAAGAGGCCAAGGAAGGCTTCACTCTCATCAAGATGGCGGTGGGTTTCCACAACCCGCGGATGATGGGCGCGATTCCGGACATGTGGTACGACGAGCCGCGCCGCGGGGCGCCGCACGGCAACCGGGGGACGCTCACCGAGCGCGGACTGGCGCATATCGTGGCTTGCGTGGAAGCGATGAAAAAGGTGCTGGGCGACCAGGTGGGACTGGCGCTGGATTGCGGTCCGGGCTGGATGATCAAGGATGCGGTGCAGTTCGCGCGGGCTTGCGAGCCGCTGCACATCACGTGGCTCGAGGATCTGCTGACGGGCGACTACACGCCCTATCCGAACGCGGAGTTGTTCCGGGACCTGAAGATGATGACGTCGGTTCCGATCCACACGGGCGAGCAGATTTATCTCCGGCAGAACTTCAAGGACCTGATCGAGAAGCAGGCGGTGGACGTGTTGGGGCCGGATCCGGAAGACGTGGGCGGCATCGGGGAGCTGAAATGGATCGCCGAGTACGCCGATCTGCACGCGATTTCGGTGGCGCCGCACGGGATTTTCGACGGGCTGATCGGGCTGGCGGCTCACGTTCATCTGGCGGCGGCGATGCCGCAGAACTACATCGCGTTCGAGTATCCCTACGGGCAGCCGGAATGGTGGTACGACATCGTGGACGGGCTGCCGGGGCAGATCGTGAACAAGGGCTTCATTGACGTTTGGGATCGGCCGGGGCTGGGTGTCACGTTCAAGGTGGCCGCGGCGAAGGCCCGGTTGACGGACGAGGACAAAGGATTCTTCGACTGA